Proteins co-encoded in one Xanthomonas campestris pv. badrii genomic window:
- a CDS encoding type II toxin-antitoxin system RelE/ParE family toxin, with protein sequence MKVYWTPGAQARLLEIQAYLKGHAPLVARTVPIGLARRALELGHSPAMGRLLARYAPAEVRELLERPYRLIYRVTATQVDILTVLHYRQLMPSDLTDLQR encoded by the coding sequence GTGAAGGTCTACTGGACGCCAGGTGCCCAAGCCAGGTTGCTGGAAATCCAGGCTTACCTTAAGGGGCATGCGCCACTGGTAGCGAGGACGGTTCCAATTGGTCTGGCGCGACGTGCTTTGGAGCTGGGTCATTCGCCCGCGATGGGTAGGCTGCTGGCGCGCTACGCGCCGGCCGAGGTGCGGGAGTTATTGGAACGCCCTTACCGCCTGATTTACCGAGTAACGGCGACTCAGGTGGACATTTTGACGGTGTTGCACTATCGCCAGCTGATGCCATCGGATCTGACCGACCTGCAACGTTGA
- a CDS encoding sensor histidine kinase, which produces MPESAGGSRPARRRGRYRRRLRSRIILSFVLLGFCLTTLFAFATNWARSRVENQLVEDVMNRNIDAFAQRFYSDPLRNPDLPVQQMRGRVVKRDKFEALRLEQPEWYQFPDGIHTISGVDESGNAYSYKLAVRKTPSEWFFLAYDMTQTLKGEIQLKRTLMLSVLVFSGFSLLIGWWSASKVMRPVSDLAARLRAYRGGTSEPKPLAAHFPDDEVGQLAEALDDYSARLTEVVQRDREFNADVSHELRTPLAVIRGATELLLTKPNLDEKVLQRLQRIQRAEQQCSDLIGSLLLLSRNERGQGSSNVAKVAEQLIDSHRAQLGGKPLELLLEGGRDLVIDAPESALSVALGNLIGNAVKYTQDGQVRVRVLGDAVEVIDSGPGLSEEDAAKLFQRGYRGTHAGHSQGGGIGLSIVSRLCDLYGWRVSVRPGQERGVIATLAFHR; this is translated from the coding sequence ATGCCTGAGAGTGCTGGCGGATCGCGCCCCGCCCGCAGGCGTGGCCGCTACCGGCGGCGCCTGCGTAGCCGCATCATCCTCTCGTTCGTGTTGCTGGGCTTCTGCCTGACGACATTGTTCGCCTTCGCCACCAACTGGGCCCGCTCGCGCGTGGAAAACCAGTTGGTCGAAGATGTGATGAATCGCAATATCGATGCATTCGCGCAGCGGTTCTATTCCGATCCGCTGCGCAATCCCGATCTGCCGGTGCAGCAGATGCGCGGGCGTGTGGTCAAGCGCGACAAGTTTGAAGCACTGCGCCTCGAACAGCCGGAGTGGTACCAGTTCCCGGACGGCATCCACACCATCTCCGGCGTGGACGAAAGCGGCAATGCGTATTCGTACAAGCTGGCGGTGCGCAAGACGCCCAGCGAGTGGTTCTTCCTCGCCTACGACATGACCCAGACGCTCAAGGGCGAGATCCAGCTCAAGCGCACCTTGATGTTGTCGGTGTTGGTGTTTAGCGGCTTCTCGCTGCTGATCGGCTGGTGGTCCGCCTCCAAGGTGATGCGCCCGGTGTCGGACCTGGCTGCGCGCCTGCGCGCCTACCGCGGCGGTACCAGCGAGCCCAAGCCCTTGGCCGCGCATTTCCCGGATGACGAGGTTGGCCAGCTGGCCGAAGCGCTGGACGATTACTCCGCCCGGCTCACCGAAGTGGTACAGCGCGACCGCGAGTTCAACGCCGACGTCAGCCACGAACTGCGCACCCCCTTGGCGGTGATCCGCGGCGCCACCGAGCTGTTGCTAACCAAGCCCAATCTGGATGAGAAGGTGCTGCAACGGTTGCAGCGCATTCAACGTGCAGAACAGCAGTGCAGCGACCTGATCGGCTCGCTGCTGTTGCTCTCGCGCAACGAACGCGGGCAGGGCAGCAGCAACGTGGCCAAGGTGGCCGAACAGTTGATCGACTCGCACCGCGCCCAGCTCGGCGGCAAACCGCTGGAGCTGCTGCTGGAGGGCGGCCGCGACCTGGTCATCGACGCGCCCGAATCCGCCTTGTCGGTCGCACTCGGCAACCTGATCGGCAACGCGGTCAAGTACACCCAGGACGGCCAGGTGCGCGTTCGCGTGCTTGGCGACGCGGTAGAAGTCATCGACTCCGGCCCAGGCCTGAGCGAGGAAGACGCCGCCAAGCTGTTCCAGCGCGGCTACCGCGGCACCCACGCAGGCCACTCGCAAGGCGGTGGCATCGGCCTGTCGATCGTCAGCCGGCTATGCGATCTGTATGGCTGGCGGGTCAGTGTTCGCCCAGGCCAGGAGCGCGGTGTCATCGCAACATTAGCTTTTCATCGCTGA
- a CDS encoding response regulator transcription factor yields the protein MRILVIEDNSDIAANLGDYLEDRGHTVDFAADGVTGLHLAVVHEFDAIVLDLNLPGMDGIEVCRKLRNEARKQTPVLMLTARDSLDNKLAGFDSGADDYLIKPFALQEVEVRLNALSRRGKGVHTRVLETGDLEYNLDTLEVRRRGKLLQLNPTALKILQALMEASPAVVTRQELETRVWGEELPDSDSLRVHIHGLRAVVDKPFDVPMIQTRHGIGYRIASPDA from the coding sequence GTGCGAATTCTAGTAATTGAAGACAACAGCGACATCGCCGCCAATCTGGGCGACTACCTCGAAGACCGCGGCCACACGGTAGATTTCGCAGCCGATGGCGTGACCGGCCTGCACCTGGCGGTGGTGCACGAGTTCGACGCCATCGTGCTCGACCTCAACCTGCCTGGGATGGACGGCATCGAAGTCTGCCGCAAGTTGCGCAACGAAGCGCGCAAGCAAACCCCGGTACTGATGCTGACCGCGCGCGACTCGCTGGACAACAAGCTGGCCGGGTTCGACTCCGGCGCCGACGACTATTTGATCAAGCCGTTCGCCTTGCAGGAAGTGGAAGTACGCCTCAACGCTCTGTCGCGTCGCGGCAAGGGCGTGCACACCCGCGTGCTGGAAACCGGGGACCTGGAATACAACCTGGACACGCTGGAAGTGCGCCGCCGCGGCAAGTTGTTGCAGCTCAACCCCACCGCGCTGAAGATCCTGCAGGCGCTGATGGAGGCCTCGCCCGCCGTGGTGACGCGCCAGGAGCTGGAAACCCGCGTCTGGGGCGAAGAACTGCCGGATTCTGACTCGCTGCGCGTGCATATCCACGGCCTGCGCGCGGTGGTGGACAAGCCCTTCGATGTGCCGATGATCCAGACCCGTCACGGCATCGGCTACCGCATCGCCTCGCCCGATGCCTGA
- the rimK gene encoding 30S ribosomal protein S6--L-glutamate ligase, whose product MSRPRRVPAAMKIAILSRNSKLYSTRRLIEAGRKRGHTVRILDPLRCYMRIAADGFSLHYKGKPITGFDAVIPRIGASVTRYATAVLRQLEFMGTYTPNPSDAILRSRDKLRAHQLLAAQGIDMPVTVFGDNPDDTQDLLSMLGPPPHVVKLNEGAQGAGVILTEKASASRGVVEALRGLYANFIVQEFIGEAEGADLRCFVVGDQVVAAMRRQAAEGDFRSNLHLGGSAAVAQATEQEQEVAVRSARALGLAVAGVDLIRSKRGPLVLEVNSTPGLEGVEGVCGVDVASHIIQHLEQAARRSDG is encoded by the coding sequence ATGTCCAGGCCGCGCCGTGTCCCTGCCGCGATGAAAATCGCCATCCTTTCCCGCAACAGCAAGCTGTATTCGACACGCAGACTGATCGAGGCCGGGCGCAAGCGCGGACACACGGTACGTATTCTCGACCCGCTGCGCTGCTACATGCGCATCGCCGCCGACGGTTTCAGCCTGCACTACAAGGGAAAGCCGATCACCGGTTTCGATGCGGTGATTCCACGCATCGGCGCATCGGTGACCCGCTATGCCACCGCGGTGCTGCGCCAACTCGAATTCATGGGCACCTACACGCCCAATCCCTCCGACGCCATCCTGCGCTCGCGCGACAAGTTGCGTGCGCACCAGTTGCTGGCCGCACAGGGCATCGACATGCCGGTCACCGTGTTCGGCGACAACCCCGACGACACCCAGGACCTGCTTTCCATGCTCGGCCCGCCGCCGCATGTGGTGAAATTGAACGAAGGGGCGCAGGGGGCCGGAGTGATCCTGACCGAGAAGGCCAGCGCCTCGCGCGGTGTGGTCGAAGCGCTGCGCGGGCTGTACGCCAACTTCATCGTGCAGGAGTTCATCGGCGAAGCCGAGGGCGCCGACCTGCGCTGCTTCGTGGTCGGTGATCAGGTCGTGGCGGCCATGCGCCGGCAGGCCGCCGAGGGCGATTTCCGTTCCAATCTGCATCTGGGGGGCAGCGCCGCGGTGGCCCAGGCGACCGAACAGGAGCAGGAGGTCGCGGTGCGCTCGGCACGTGCGCTCGGTCTGGCGGTGGCCGGCGTCGACCTCATCCGCTCCAAGCGCGGGCCGTTGGTGCTGGAGGTGAATTCCACCCCGGGCCTGGAAGGCGTTGAAGGGGTCTGTGGCGTCGATGTGGCCTCCCACATCATCCAGCATCTGGAGCAGGCCGCCCGCCGATCGGATGGCTGA